One genomic window of Choristoneura fumiferana chromosome 14, NRCan_CFum_1, whole genome shotgun sequence includes the following:
- the LOC141434940 gene encoding uncharacterized protein, translating to MPLNWLNEYGDHVQDIRVRIEVVRSTFFKMSKVLCDRIMSLELRMRIVRCYIFSVLLYGVESWTLTRNIMKKLESFEMRILKISWCDKVTNVAVLQRMGKHLELVKTIKQRKLCYFGHVMRNAKYRVLRLIIQGKIAGMRSVGRRRHSWLKNLRDWFFWYHVLV from the coding sequence ATGCCCTTGAATTGGTTGAATGAATATGGTGATCACGTGCAGGACATCAGAGTTCGCATTGAGGTGGTTCGATCGACGTTTTTCAAGATGAGCAAGGTGCTGTGTGACCGAATCATGAGCCTCGAGCTGAGAATGCGTATAGTACGATGCTATATATTCTCAGTGCTGTTATACGGAGTCGAATCATGGACCCTTACGCGGAACATTATGAAGAAGTTGGAGTCCTTCGAAATGCGCATTCTAAAGATTTCCTGGTGTGACAAAGTAACCAACGTGGCAGTATTGCAAAGAATGGGCAAGCACCTTGAGCTTGTAAAGACCATCAAGCAAAGAAAGTTGTGTTACTTTGGGCATGTGATGAGAAACGCCAAGTACAGAGTTCTCCGGCTTATTATCCAGGGGAAGATTGCCGGAATGAGAAGCGTGGGCAGGAGAAGACACTCGTGGCTGAAGAATTTGCGAGACTGGTTCTTCTGGTACCACGTCCTTGTTTAG